ATTCCTTAGTTATATCTCCAGTTTTTACAACAACAGTATTTTCTTTAAATTCAACAAATCTACCTATTGTTTCATATTGATTCTCATGTTGATTTCCATATTGATCTCCAGTACATCCTGTTAAAACAACAGCTAATAATACTACTCCTGTTATAAATATATTGTTTTTCACTTCGATCGCCCCTTTTATCATATGCTTTAAGCTTTTCTTCTATAGAGAAAATCATATACGCATGCATCACTTCTAAACTAATCACACGTTGTTTATAGGTATCAATATGTCTAATCCTAAAACAACAAAGAAGAAATGATGATTAATACATTTTTTTAAAAAAACTCCTCCTTTCCCCCATAGACGTAAAGAGATGAGATAAGGTTGCGCTATATAATTTTGGACCATAAACATCACTTAATTTTTATGTGCCAGTTTTTTTCTTTTACTAATTTACTGATCACTGAGGGTCAAAACTGAATTTGATGAATATAAAATGTAATTTCTGCTCATACTACTATTGACGGTGAAAGAGAGGTGTGGTTCCGTTGGACAACCAATTCAACGAATCAGCCAAAGTGATTCTTTCTGATTCGATGTAGAAGACAATCCTTGTGAGTAAGTTTAAAAACCTTAAACACAAGTTAAAAGTTAAGTTATTGTATATCAATAATAAGACAATTTCTCCTCGTCATATTTGGAATGAGTTCTTAATTAATCACCGTCAAGAGAAGGTTCCTTTATTGGGACCTTCTTTTTTTCATTTCTAGGCGTTAAAAATTGCCTGAATAAAAAAGAAAAATCAGTCTATACTACTATTGACGGTGAAAGAGAGGTGTGGTTCCGTTGGACAACCAATTCAACGAATCAGCCAAAGTGATTCTTTCTGATTCGATGTAAGAAGCTAATCCTTGTGAATTTGCTTAAAAACCAAAACACAAGTAAAAAGTTGAGTTGTTGTGTAACAATAAGACAAATGTTTCTTCTCGTTATATTTAGAATGGGTGCTTAACTAACACCGTCAAAAGAGGTCCCTTCATTGGGACCTTTTTATGTCACCTTTACAAAATTGGACACTCTTTTTTTATAGTTTTATTTAAGATCAAATTGGGGGTGATGAAATGGATGATTTAAGTCAATTTGTAAATAAAATTAATGAGACACAAGAAAAAAATGAAAAAAATAAAAAACATTATGGCAAAGGGCAACCAAATAGAAAATTACAAAATAAACAGCATGCAACAAATAAATGAATAAAAAAGAACCCCAAAAGTTAATAGTGTTAACCTAACTCCTTGGGGTTTAGATAGCATATTTTTTATGGGCTGACCTTCTCTGCTTGATCTTTAATCTTTAGTTTATTTAACATATCAATCATCGTATCAATCTCTTCATTAGTCAGTTCATCCAAACGATCGAGTTCTTTTTTTAAATAGTCTATTTTTGGATTTTCTTGTTTATTTCCTTCCATAAAATAGGTTGCTATAGATCCTGTAACCATACCTATTAAACCTATTCCGAATACCATGAGAATAACAGCAATCATTCTCCCCCATGGTGTTTCAGGTGAGAAGTCACCATAACCTACAGTTGTTGCAGTCACAATACTATACCAAATAGCGTCATCATAACTTTCAACGGAAGGTTCAACAAAGTAAATTGGGATGGA
The window above is part of the Chengkuizengella sp. SCS-71B genome. Proteins encoded here:
- a CDS encoding DUF4023 family protein, which encodes MDDLSQFVNKINETQEKNEKNKKHYGKGQPNRKLQNKQHATNK